The following coding sequences are from one Granulicella arctica window:
- the menC gene encoding o-succinylbenzoate synthase, producing MKIDAIHLREIAMPLAFPFETSFGVTTGRRILLIEIESEGLTAWGECVAGEHPYFSDESIDTAWITTEAELAPRLLNATDLESGGSCPHIFKQVRGHRMAKAALENAVWDLVAQQEDVSLSQLLGGTRKTIPCGVSIGIQPSLNALLETIAKELAAGYQRIKLKCKRGWDVEIFEAVRARWPEILLSCDANSAYRMRDFDHIASWDQFNLLMIEQPLWYDDFYFHSMLQKRIETSICLDESIRNRRDALAAIDMESCRIINIKNGRVGGFSEAIAVHNAAMERGMPVWCGGMLETGIGRAHNIALSSLPNFSLPGDVSASSRYWVDDIIEPEVTVSAAGEITVPTSAGSGYAVRRDRIERLTVRQQTLRAKALVTA from the coding sequence ATCAAGATTGACGCTATTCATCTCCGCGAGATTGCCATGCCGCTCGCCTTCCCCTTCGAGACCAGCTTCGGTGTCACGACCGGTCGCCGCATCCTGCTCATCGAGATCGAATCGGAGGGCCTGACGGCGTGGGGCGAGTGCGTTGCGGGGGAGCATCCCTACTTCTCCGACGAGAGTATCGACACCGCCTGGATCACGACCGAGGCCGAGCTTGCACCGCGCCTGCTGAACGCTACCGACCTGGAGAGTGGCGGAAGCTGCCCGCACATCTTCAAGCAGGTTCGCGGTCATCGCATGGCAAAGGCAGCGCTCGAGAATGCCGTCTGGGATCTGGTCGCTCAGCAGGAGGATGTGTCCCTCTCCCAACTGCTCGGCGGCACGCGCAAGACAATTCCGTGCGGAGTTTCTATCGGTATCCAGCCCTCTCTTAACGCGCTGCTGGAGACCATTGCGAAGGAGCTTGCCGCAGGCTACCAGCGCATCAAGCTGAAGTGTAAGCGCGGCTGGGACGTTGAGATTTTCGAGGCAGTACGTGCGCGCTGGCCGGAGATTCTGTTGAGCTGCGATGCCAACTCCGCATACAGGATGCGCGACTTTGATCACATCGCGAGTTGGGATCAGTTCAACCTGCTGATGATCGAGCAGCCGCTCTGGTATGACGACTTCTACTTCCACTCGATGCTGCAGAAGCGGATCGAGACGTCGATCTGCCTGGACGAGTCGATCCGCAATCGCCGCGATGCGCTTGCGGCGATCGACATGGAATCCTGTCGCATCATCAATATCAAGAATGGCCGGGTTGGTGGCTTTAGCGAGGCTATTGCGGTGCACAACGCCGCGATGGAGCGCGGCATGCCGGTGTGGTGTGGCGGCATGCTCGAGACGGGCATTGGACGGGCGCATAACATTGCGCTGTCGTCGCTGCCGAACTTCTCGCTTCCCGGTGACGTGTCGGCGTCAAGTCGATACTGGGTCGATGACATCATCGAGCCAGAGGTGACGGTCAGCGCAGCCGGTGAGATTACCGTGCCTACGAGTGCAGGCTCCGGGTATGCAGTTCGCCGGGACCGTATCGAGCGGCTCACGGTGCGCCAGCAGACGCTTCGTGCGAAGGCGCTGGTGACTGCATAG
- a CDS encoding GNAT family N-acetyltransferase, which translates to MRPEIRIAPVETLVQFDRCVDLQIAVWGYSDGDVIPRRVFLLAQRIGGQVLGAFDGDTVVGFAMALPGYRNGQPYLHSHMLAVLPEYRDAGLGRRLKLAQRGDALARGFELMEWTFDPLEIKNAYLNLHRLGAIARRYHPDFYGPSSSPLQGGLPTDRLYAEWWMRSPHVLGRLEGEVSADEVTTRIQVPAAISQWKQDESRRMLAVDLQTSNRNALQTAFAQGLAVVDYERDVEGNGFFLLGPEPMANGSSS; encoded by the coding sequence ATGCGTCCCGAGATCCGCATCGCTCCCGTTGAGACGCTCGTACAGTTTGATCGCTGCGTCGATCTACAGATTGCCGTGTGGGGCTATAGCGACGGCGACGTGATTCCGCGCCGGGTGTTTCTCCTCGCGCAGCGAATCGGCGGTCAGGTCCTTGGCGCCTTCGATGGCGATACGGTGGTCGGTTTTGCCATGGCGCTGCCGGGCTATCGGAACGGCCAACCGTATCTGCACTCCCACATGCTCGCTGTGCTGCCGGAGTACCGCGACGCTGGCCTTGGACGTCGGTTGAAGCTGGCCCAGCGCGGCGATGCGCTGGCCCGCGGCTTCGAACTGATGGAGTGGACCTTCGATCCGCTTGAGATCAAGAACGCCTACCTGAACCTGCACCGGCTGGGGGCGATTGCGCGACGATACCATCCGGACTTCTATGGGCCGTCCTCATCACCGCTGCAGGGCGGTTTGCCGACCGACCGGCTGTATGCGGAGTGGTGGATGCGCTCGCCGCACGTCCTTGGACGCCTTGAGGGTGAGGTTTCGGCTGATGAGGTCACGACGCGCATCCAGGTGCCAGCGGCTATTTCGCAGTGGAAGCAGGATGAGTCCAGGCGTATGCTGGCGGTCGACCTGCAAACAAGTAATCGGAATGCGCTGCAAACAGCCTTCGCACAGGGCCTCGCCGTCGTAGACTACGAGCGCGACGTTGAGGGGAACGGCTTCTTTCTCCTCGGACCAGAACCCATGGCGAACGGTAGCTCAAGCTGA
- the mazG gene encoding nucleoside triphosphate pyrophosphohydrolase, translating to MAAVERVTENPQDAAGQDDPIAASIAIMARLRGPDGCPWDREQTFDSIKRHTLEETYEVFDAIERRAWPDLKDELGDLLLQVLFYSQMAAEAGYFTIDDVAANLNAKLIRRHPHIFGDAVATDATAVLRNWEQIKKTEKQAAAGAETVLGGVPRSMPAIMEAAKLGSRAAKVGFDWPNADGLFDKLQEEITELKAELAPDATGAEEELGDLLFTAVNLARHLKVDPESALRATNAKFRERFGHMEAAAGGAAALEALSATELEELWAAAKQSGKNLRAVS from the coding sequence ATGGCTGCGGTCGAACGAGTAACAGAGAACCCACAAGATGCTGCAGGGCAGGACGATCCCATCGCTGCGTCGATTGCGATCATGGCACGACTGCGTGGACCCGACGGCTGTCCATGGGACCGCGAACAGACCTTTGATTCAATCAAGCGGCACACTCTCGAGGAGACGTACGAGGTGTTCGACGCGATCGAGCGGCGCGCCTGGCCTGATCTGAAGGACGAGCTTGGCGACCTGCTGCTGCAGGTGCTCTTCTACTCGCAGATGGCCGCCGAGGCCGGTTACTTCACGATCGATGATGTGGCGGCCAACCTGAACGCGAAGCTGATCCGCCGTCATCCCCATATCTTTGGTGATGCTGTCGCTACGGACGCTACGGCGGTGCTGCGGAACTGGGAACAGATCAAGAAGACGGAGAAGCAGGCTGCTGCCGGCGCGGAGACGGTGCTGGGTGGCGTGCCTCGCTCCATGCCTGCAATCATGGAGGCAGCGAAACTTGGCTCACGCGCTGCAAAGGTCGGCTTCGACTGGCCGAATGCTGACGGCCTCTTCGATAAGCTGCAGGAGGAGATCACGGAGTTGAAGGCGGAACTTGCGCCGGATGCGACGGGTGCCGAGGAAGAGCTTGGCGACCTGCTTTTTACTGCCGTCAATCTCGCTCGCCACCTGAAGGTTGATCCCGAGTCTGCGCTGCGAGCGACGAATGCCAAATTTCGTGAGCGCTTTGGCCATATGGAAGCGGCTGCGGGTGGGGCGGCGGCGCTTGAGGCGCTCTCTGCGACGGAGCTTGAAGAACTGTGGGCGGCGGCAAAGCAGAGCGGCAAAAATCTCAGGGCGGTCAGCTAG
- a CDS encoding OmpA family protein, whose translation MKDMNPVRSVIDLKFFALQSAVLGTAAVFLLGGCSSKNYVRSQTTPIIQQTNELDAKTASDHRTIVDTDERATKGIAGAMDAAGTADQHAGAAGQQADVAGKSAQNAVNRVDSLSGIIANLDTYKPLADLSVTFGFDKAVLTADDKKQLDSFASTLATARGYILQVTGGTDATGDAQYNYQLSQRRADAVVNYLAGKHNIPPHKFYLVGIGKDIPVASDRTASGRAKNRRVEIKLMSNMSSSNASVTGPSGQ comes from the coding sequence ATGAAAGATATGAATCCGGTTCGAAGCGTTATCGATCTGAAGTTTTTTGCACTCCAGTCTGCTGTATTGGGCACCGCCGCTGTGTTCCTCCTCGGCGGATGCTCTTCGAAGAATTATGTTCGGTCGCAGACGACGCCTATTATCCAGCAGACCAATGAACTCGACGCGAAGACCGCCTCCGACCACCGCACGATTGTGGATACGGACGAGCGCGCTACGAAGGGTATCGCTGGTGCGATGGATGCGGCAGGTACGGCAGATCAGCACGCTGGGGCTGCCGGCCAGCAGGCCGATGTTGCGGGCAAGTCGGCTCAGAACGCTGTTAATCGCGTCGACAGCCTAAGCGGCATCATCGCGAATCTTGACACTTACAAGCCGTTGGCGGATCTGAGCGTGACCTTTGGCTTCGACAAAGCGGTGCTGACGGCAGATGACAAAAAGCAACTGGATAGCTTCGCCTCGACATTAGCTACTGCGAGGGGTTATATTCTTCAAGTCACAGGTGGCACGGATGCTACCGGTGATGCGCAGTATAACTACCAGCTTAGCCAGCGCAGGGCAGATGCAGTTGTCAACTACCTTGCTGGAAAGCACAACATCCCACCGCACAAGTTTTATCTTGTTGGTATCGGGAAGGACATCCCGGTTGCGAGTGATCGCACCGCATCAGGGCGCGCCAAGAATCGGCGTGTCGAGATTAAGTTGATGTCTAATATGAGTTCGTCCAACGCCTCTGTTACCGGTCCCAGCGGCCAGTAA
- the uvrC gene encoding excinuclease ABC subunit UvrC — protein MDINEKIRTLPTSPGCYLYKNAEGEVIYVGKAKNLRSRVRSYFLDASQANAKTGSLMREAVDVEYITVDNEREALALENNLIKQRKPRFNILLRDDKTYPYIKLTMNDRYPKVFVTRKLRKDGGAYFGPYFPGNLAHRLVDLIHRSFLIPSCKVDLSRYHPRACLQFYIKRCLGPCVEGLTTPEAYKQTIRDVQLFLEGRPNELEQALTKRMAAAAENEQFELAARLRDQIVTVHQAQDKQRIATADNEDADVFGFHYENEMLAVNLFHMRGGKIVDRRDFFWEELPESLSDTLNEQVDDPSCAAESLPRLEPDPLQSAPEVLEETAIIQRSGITELDGIFSPAIFFSALLKQLYLDQSYVPRAIYVPVDFPDRAILAELLSERCKHRIDIAAPQRGDKRSLVDLVCQNAKQSYDQRFRVLKPGMKAIQESLQDALTLEELPRRIECFDISHIQGAETVASMVVWEDGAMKKADYRKFQVKTVSGVDDFASMREVVQRRYKRLLDDKKPFPSLILIDGGLGQLHSAYAALEEIGVTLQPLASIAKREEIIYVHGQEDDPIVLDRRSPVLHLIQMIRDESHRFAVTYHRKRREMRDRESELDAIPGVGPTTRQRLLQHFGSVRGIKQASFDALTAVVNATTAEKIRKHFAEESSELHVLQ, from the coding sequence ATGGATATAAACGAGAAAATCCGTACCCTGCCGACCTCGCCGGGCTGCTACCTCTACAAGAACGCCGAGGGAGAGGTCATCTATGTCGGCAAGGCGAAGAACCTGCGTTCGCGGGTCCGCTCCTACTTCCTGGATGCCTCGCAGGCCAACGCAAAGACCGGCTCCCTCATGCGCGAGGCCGTCGACGTCGAGTACATTACCGTCGACAACGAGCGCGAGGCCCTGGCCCTCGAAAATAACCTCATCAAGCAGCGCAAGCCGCGCTTCAACATCCTCCTGCGCGACGACAAGACCTACCCCTACATTAAGCTGACGATGAACGACCGTTACCCGAAGGTCTTCGTCACCCGCAAGCTCCGCAAGGACGGCGGCGCGTACTTCGGCCCCTACTTTCCCGGCAACCTGGCCCACCGCCTCGTCGACCTGATCCACCGAAGCTTTCTCATCCCAAGCTGCAAGGTGGACCTGTCGCGCTACCATCCGCGCGCCTGCCTGCAGTTCTACATCAAGCGCTGCCTCGGCCCCTGCGTCGAAGGCCTCACCACGCCCGAGGCGTACAAGCAGACCATCCGCGATGTGCAACTGTTCCTCGAAGGCCGACCGAACGAACTTGAACAGGCCCTCACCAAGCGCATGGCCGCCGCCGCCGAAAACGAGCAGTTCGAACTCGCAGCTCGCCTCCGCGACCAGATCGTCACCGTCCATCAGGCGCAGGATAAGCAGCGCATCGCCACGGCAGACAACGAGGACGCCGACGTCTTCGGCTTCCACTACGAGAACGAGATGCTCGCCGTGAACCTCTTCCACATGCGCGGCGGCAAGATCGTCGATCGCCGCGACTTCTTCTGGGAAGAGCTACCCGAATCCCTCTCCGACACTCTGAACGAACAGGTCGACGACCCCTCCTGCGCCGCCGAAAGCCTGCCTCGCCTCGAGCCCGACCCCCTGCAGTCCGCCCCGGAGGTGCTCGAAGAAACGGCTATCATCCAGCGCTCCGGCATCACCGAACTAGACGGCATCTTCAGCCCGGCGATCTTCTTCTCTGCCCTGCTCAAGCAGCTCTACCTCGACCAGAGCTACGTCCCCCGCGCCATCTACGTACCTGTAGACTTCCCCGACCGCGCCATCCTCGCCGAACTTCTCAGCGAACGCTGCAAACACAGGATCGACATCGCCGCCCCGCAGCGCGGCGACAAGCGCTCCCTCGTTGACCTCGTCTGCCAGAACGCCAAACAGTCCTACGACCAACGATTCCGCGTCCTCAAACCCGGCATGAAGGCCATCCAGGAGTCCCTACAGGACGCCCTCACCCTCGAAGAACTCCCGCGCCGCATCGAGTGCTTCGACATCTCCCACATCCAGGGTGCCGAGACCGTCGCCTCCATGGTCGTCTGGGAGGACGGCGCGATGAAGAAGGCCGACTACCGCAAGTTCCAGGTCAAGACCGTCTCCGGTGTAGACGACTTCGCCAGCATGCGCGAGGTCGTGCAGCGCCGCTACAAGCGCCTGCTCGACGACAAGAAGCCGTTCCCCTCCCTCATCCTGATCGACGGTGGCCTAGGCCAGCTTCACTCTGCCTACGCCGCGCTCGAGGAGATCGGTGTCACCCTGCAACCGCTGGCCTCCATCGCCAAGCGCGAGGAGATCATCTACGTCCACGGGCAGGAGGACGACCCCATCGTCCTCGACCGCCGCTCCCCCGTCCTGCACCTCATCCAGATGATCCGCGACGAGAGCCACCGCTTCGCCGTTACCTACCACCGCAAGCGCCGCGAGATGCGCGACCGCGAATCCGAACTCGACGCCATCCCCGGTGTAGGTCCAACCACCCGCCAGCGCCTGCTCCAGCACTTCGGCAGCGTCCGCGGCATCAAGCAAGCCAGCTTCGACGCCCTCACCGCGGTGGTCAACGCCACCACCGCCGAAAAGATCCGCAAACACTTCGCCGAAGAATCATCCGAACTCCACGTCCTCCAGTAA
- the ypfJ gene encoding KPN_02809 family neutral zinc metallopeptidase, translating to MDWQPGGMSDDVEDRRSSSGGGGGFGGGGLGIIGFILLAVISLVTGRNYLGAFLHGGGGGTQSQQMGPQQQQRPRGATAPGEDRSAHLISFVLDDVQKEWTTILPEQTGKNYRHAKLVLFRNRTYSGCGTAQSATGPFYCPGDEKVYIDLSFWDELAHFGGGTSEFAQAYVVAHELGHHVQKILGTEAKVQHLSSQQPDQRNHLSVELELQADCFAGIWAKSGERRGFIHEADIAGGLKAAAAVGDDHLQKMERGTVSPETFTHGSSAQRIHWFKTGLEQGTVQACDTFSSGAMSQ from the coding sequence ATGGATTGGCAGCCGGGTGGGATGAGTGATGATGTTGAGGATCGGCGAAGCTCTTCGGGTGGTGGCGGAGGGTTTGGCGGTGGCGGGCTCGGAATTATCGGGTTCATCCTGCTGGCGGTGATCAGCCTGGTGACGGGCCGCAACTACCTCGGAGCCTTCCTGCATGGCGGCGGTGGCGGGACCCAGAGCCAGCAGATGGGGCCGCAGCAGCAGCAAAGGCCGCGAGGGGCGACGGCTCCCGGAGAGGATCGCTCAGCCCACCTGATCTCTTTTGTGCTGGATGATGTGCAAAAGGAGTGGACGACGATTCTGCCGGAGCAGACGGGTAAGAACTATCGGCATGCGAAGCTTGTGCTCTTCCGCAATCGGACCTACTCGGGGTGTGGCACGGCGCAGTCGGCTACGGGGCCGTTCTACTGTCCGGGTGACGAAAAGGTCTATATCGACCTGAGCTTCTGGGATGAGCTTGCGCACTTTGGCGGCGGTACGAGCGAGTTCGCGCAGGCGTATGTCGTCGCGCATGAGCTGGGGCACCACGTGCAGAAGATCCTCGGGACGGAGGCAAAGGTGCAGCATCTTTCGAGCCAGCAGCCGGATCAGCGGAACCACCTCTCGGTCGAACTGGAGCTGCAGGCTGACTGCTTCGCAGGCATCTGGGCGAAGAGTGGGGAGCGGCGGGGATTCATCCATGAAGCCGACATTGCGGGCGGTCTGAAGGCGGCTGCAGCTGTCGGCGACGACCATCTGCAGAAGATGGAGCGTGGGACGGTGAGCCCTGAGACGTTCACACATGGGAGTTCGGCACAGCGGATTCACTGGTTCAAGACGGGGCTGGAGCAGGGGACGGTGCAGGCCTGCGATACGTTCAGCTCTGGGGCGATGTCGCAGTAG
- a CDS encoding ArnT family glycosyltransferase, whose product MHTSGRILPNMSTTVVHPQDRELHAAVRLALLFAAIKLLIHIATNAWEAHIGWGYFRDEFYYIACGRHMAWGYVDHGPIVALQAKLTVMLFGKSLVGIRMLSALAGAGRVFLTGILTWSLGGRRPAQGLAMIGILIAPQYLGLDSFLSMNSFESLFWMTCLLALILIVRGGLAGRNNERLWLLFGVSAGLGLLNKPSMTFFLIALLVALILTPQRRLLATRWAAAGVALLILIALPNLVWQVLHHWPTLEFLHNGRVENKNISLGPLAFLGLQVKNLLPPTILIWGAGLVLLLREKSWRWLGVTYLLFLVGMMALHAKDYYVIPIYPILFAAGGIAWERYFARSKAVVNNRIYAFPIMETLLLVLTILALPMAIPVLTPQAWLRYTAATHLYKSSSNTENSPSGPLPQFYADRFGWQEEVDQVTRVYHSLSPADQQKVGILCTNYGEAGAINFLGHGLPVAIAGHNNYFLWGPHGYTGEIMIAITMATPEEMHQNYDSVEIVGRMDHPLSMPFEHRNIYLLRGRHKNLTADWPDFKHYI is encoded by the coding sequence ATGCACACCTCTGGTCGTATCCTGCCCAATATGAGCACAACTGTAGTTCATCCACAGGACCGGGAGTTGCACGCCGCCGTCCGCCTCGCACTGCTCTTCGCGGCGATCAAGCTCCTCATCCACATCGCGACCAACGCCTGGGAGGCGCACATCGGCTGGGGCTACTTCCGCGATGAGTTCTACTACATCGCCTGCGGCCGTCATATGGCCTGGGGATACGTCGACCACGGCCCCATCGTCGCTCTCCAGGCGAAGCTCACCGTCATGCTCTTCGGCAAATCGCTCGTCGGCATCCGCATGCTCTCGGCGCTCGCCGGTGCAGGCCGCGTCTTCCTGACCGGCATCCTCACCTGGTCGCTTGGGGGTCGCCGCCCAGCGCAGGGTCTCGCCATGATCGGCATCCTCATCGCACCGCAGTACCTTGGCCTCGACAGCTTCCTCTCGATGAACTCCTTCGAATCCCTCTTCTGGATGACCTGCCTGCTCGCCCTGATCCTTATTGTGCGCGGCGGCCTTGCAGGTCGAAATAACGAGCGCCTCTGGCTCCTCTTCGGCGTCTCCGCAGGGCTAGGTCTCCTCAACAAACCATCGATGACCTTCTTCCTCATCGCCCTGCTCGTCGCGCTCATCCTCACACCGCAGCGCCGGCTCCTCGCCACCCGATGGGCCGCAGCAGGTGTTGCCCTCCTCATCCTCATCGCTCTCCCCAACCTCGTCTGGCAGGTCCTGCACCACTGGCCCACGCTCGAGTTCCTCCACAACGGTCGCGTCGAAAACAAAAACATCAGCCTAGGCCCACTCGCCTTCCTCGGCTTGCAGGTCAAGAACCTTCTACCGCCCACCATCCTTATATGGGGAGCGGGCCTTGTCTTGCTGCTACGCGAAAAAAGCTGGCGCTGGCTCGGCGTCACCTACCTCCTCTTCCTTGTCGGCATGATGGCGCTCCACGCCAAGGACTACTACGTCATCCCCATCTACCCCATCCTCTTCGCCGCCGGAGGCATCGCTTGGGAGCGCTACTTCGCCCGCAGCAAGGCTGTCGTGAACAACCGTATCTACGCCTTCCCCATCATGGAGACGCTGCTGCTCGTCCTCACAATCCTTGCCTTGCCCATGGCCATCCCGGTGCTCACTCCGCAAGCCTGGCTCCGGTACACCGCAGCGACGCATCTCTACAAATCCAGCAGCAACACCGAGAACAGTCCAAGCGGCCCCCTGCCGCAGTTCTACGCGGATCGCTTCGGCTGGCAGGAGGAGGTCGATCAGGTCACCCGCGTCTACCACTCCCTCTCCCCGGCAGATCAGCAGAAGGTCGGCATCCTCTGCACCAACTACGGTGAGGCCGGAGCCATCAACTTTCTCGGCCACGGCTTACCCGTCGCCATCGCCGGTCATAACAACTACTTCCTCTGGGGACCGCACGGTTACACCGGGGAGATCATGATCGCCATTACGATGGCCACTCCCGAGGAGATGCACCAGAACTACGACTCCGTCGAGATCGTGGGACGCATGGACCATCCCCTCTCCATGCCCTTCGAACATCGCAACATCTATCTTCTCCGCGGACGCCACAAGAACCTCACCGCAGACTGGCCGGACTTCAAGCACTACATCTAG
- a CDS encoding APC family permease — translation MAQQEHELPRVLNASHATSIVVGIIIGSGIFLVPREMMAAVGSSAGVYAVWIVGGLLSLFGAMTYAEIAAARPRYGGEYAFLREAYGDLTGFLYMWTQITVAKPASLATVAAGLARVLGTFAIFSAFAKPAFLHLLWGQVFAITMTWLITLLNIMGTRNSANVQLVLTWLKGLLIMVIAGFCFFAAGQHGTWHNFSTSFVGAKGGFSGFMIALVAALWAYDGWSDVTTMAGEVKNPQRSFPIALIGGVAIVGALYMLTNAAIQYVLPASVIAAADRPAADAMRLVAGNWGAALVSLGMAVSIGATFVGSSLSGARVPFAAARDGLFFKQLAHVSPRFHTPSASLVLQAVLTSLLLLAIGRFQALFSLAIFGEWLFYAMTASTIFVFRRRDLAADRPYSVWGYPVLPALFIAAAIVLLVFSFADHPLNSTVGSAIILLGIPVHYLLQRGKMARPVTL, via the coding sequence ATGGCCCAGCAAGAGCACGAACTTCCTCGCGTCCTGAATGCGTCGCACGCGACCTCGATCGTCGTCGGCATCATCATCGGAAGCGGCATCTTCCTGGTCCCACGCGAAATGATGGCCGCAGTCGGAAGCTCCGCCGGAGTCTACGCAGTCTGGATCGTCGGCGGGTTGCTCTCACTCTTTGGCGCCATGACCTACGCGGAAATCGCCGCCGCTCGACCGCGTTACGGCGGCGAATATGCCTTCCTCCGCGAAGCCTACGGCGATCTCACCGGCTTTCTCTACATGTGGACGCAGATTACCGTTGCCAAACCAGCCTCGCTCGCGACTGTCGCAGCCGGTTTAGCGCGTGTCCTCGGAACCTTCGCCATCTTCAGCGCCTTCGCGAAACCAGCCTTCCTGCACCTGCTTTGGGGACAGGTTTTTGCCATCACGATGACCTGGCTCATCACCCTGCTGAACATCATGGGAACGCGCAACTCGGCCAACGTGCAGCTCGTCCTCACGTGGCTCAAAGGCCTGCTCATTATGGTCATCGCGGGCTTCTGCTTCTTCGCCGCGGGTCAGCATGGAACATGGCACAACTTCTCTACCAGCTTCGTCGGCGCAAAAGGCGGCTTCTCGGGCTTCATGATCGCCCTCGTCGCCGCGCTCTGGGCTTATGACGGTTGGAGCGACGTCACCACAATGGCCGGCGAAGTGAAAAACCCGCAGCGCAGCTTTCCCATCGCCCTGATCGGCGGAGTCGCCATCGTCGGCGCGCTCTACATGCTCACCAACGCCGCGATCCAATACGTTCTTCCAGCCAGCGTGATTGCCGCAGCAGATCGTCCCGCAGCCGACGCAATGCGCCTCGTCGCAGGAAATTGGGGAGCGGCTCTTGTTTCGCTCGGCATGGCTGTCAGCATCGGCGCAACCTTTGTCGGCTCGTCACTCTCCGGTGCACGAGTTCCCTTCGCCGCCGCGCGCGATGGCCTCTTCTTCAAGCAGCTGGCTCATGTCAGCCCGCGCTTTCACACGCCCTCAGCCTCGCTGGTCCTGCAAGCCGTCCTTACCTCGCTGCTGTTGCTGGCAATCGGCAGATTCCAGGCACTCTTCTCGCTCGCCATCTTCGGCGAATGGCTCTTCTACGCCATGACTGCAAGCACCATCTTCGTCTTCCGCCGCCGTGATCTGGCCGCAGACAGGCCTTACAGCGTCTGGGGATATCCTGTTCTGCCTGCGCTCTTCATCGCCGCCGCAATCGTGCTGTTGGTCTTCTCCTTCGCCGATCATCCTCTCAATTCAACCGTTGGCAGCGCGATTATCCTCCTCGGCATTCCAGTGCACTATCTCCTGCAGCGCGGCAAGATGGCTCGACCCGTTACGCTGTAA
- the rsmA gene encoding 16S rRNA (adenine(1518)-N(6)/adenine(1519)-N(6))-dimethyltransferase RsmA, translating to MKKPKLGQNFLVDDAARYAIVDALGDLSQRTVVEIGPGHGALTDILATRARKLIALELDPSLAAELRFRYREQPHVEVLNGDVLKIDLATLAAEGETLDVIGNLPYYITSDILLHLFSDVNAGKLLRAVLMMQREVADRVAAAPGVRDYGLLSATTQMNARVDNLFTLPPSAFQPPPDVYSSVIRLHFAPRFVELGIDAVGFDAFLKRCFAQKRKTLHNNLRAAGFTPEQLAAAWPREMPAQARAESLALEPMAALYRSLAQTQPA from the coding sequence ATGAAGAAGCCGAAGCTTGGTCAGAACTTCCTCGTCGACGACGCCGCTCGTTATGCCATCGTCGACGCCCTCGGCGATCTCAGCCAGCGAACAGTTGTCGAGATCGGCCCAGGTCACGGCGCGCTCACCGATATTCTCGCCACGCGCGCCCGCAAACTGATCGCCCTTGAGCTTGATCCATCGCTCGCCGCAGAGCTGCGCTTCCGCTATCGCGAGCAGCCGCATGTCGAGGTCCTGAACGGCGACGTGCTCAAGATCGACCTCGCAACGCTGGCAGCCGAGGGCGAAACCCTCGACGTGATCGGCAACCTGCCGTACTACATTACGTCCGACATCCTGCTGCACCTCTTCTCGGACGTCAACGCAGGCAAGCTCTTACGCGCCGTCCTGATGATGCAGCGCGAGGTCGCCGACCGCGTCGCCGCTGCTCCGGGAGTGCGCGATTACGGCCTGCTCTCCGCAACGACGCAGATGAACGCCCGCGTCGACAACCTCTTCACGCTTCCACCATCGGCGTTCCAGCCACCACCTGATGTCTACTCAAGCGTCATCCGTCTGCACTTTGCACCACGTTTTGTGGAGCTGGGCATCGATGCGGTTGGCTTCGACGCTTTCCTGAAGCGGTGCTTCGCCCAGAAGCGCAAGACGCTGCATAACAACCTGCGCGCCGCTGGATTTACGCCGGAACAGCTTGCCGCTGCATGGCCCAGGGAGATGCCGGCACAAGCGCGAGCGGAATCACTCGCACTTGAACCAATGGCCGCTCTCTACCGCTCACTCGCCCAGACGCAACCAGCCTGA